From Myxococcus stipitatus, one genomic window encodes:
- a CDS encoding YceI family protein, whose translation MSFKTWNLDATHTTIGFMVRHMVVAKVHGRFTKFEGKIETNGDDLTQGTVEVKIDASSIDTGVEQRDNHLRSPDFFDVAAFPKLIFRSKRVQDAGKGRYRVVGDLTVRDVTREVELEAELLGKLKDPWGNDRLAFQASTHIDRKEFGLTWNQALEAGGLLVGDRVDISIDVQAVAASAEKAA comes from the coding sequence ACGATTGGCTTCATGGTCCGCCACATGGTGGTGGCGAAGGTGCACGGCCGGTTCACGAAGTTCGAAGGGAAGATCGAGACGAACGGGGACGACCTCACGCAGGGCACGGTGGAGGTGAAGATCGACGCGTCGAGCATCGACACGGGCGTGGAGCAGCGTGACAACCACCTGCGCTCGCCGGACTTCTTCGACGTGGCGGCCTTCCCCAAGCTCATCTTCCGGAGCAAGCGCGTGCAGGACGCGGGCAAGGGGCGCTACCGCGTGGTGGGCGACCTGACGGTTCGCGACGTCACGCGCGAGGTGGAGCTGGAGGCGGAGCTGCTCGGCAAGCTGAAGGACCCGTGGGGCAATGACCGCCTGGCCTTCCAGGCGAGCACGCATATCGACCGCAAGGAGTTCGGGCTCACGTGGAACCAGGCGCTGGAGGCCGGTGGGCTGCTGGTGGGAGACCGCGTGGATATCTCCATCGATGTGCAGGCGGTGGCCGCGTCCGCGGAGAAGGCGGCGTGA
- a CDS encoding pirin family protein — MIYVRNAQERGHANHGWLDTHHTFSFADYYDPDFMGFRTLRVINEDTVAPRRGFGMHPHRDMEIVTYVLGGKVEHRDSMGTQAVIKPGEVQRMSAGTGVVHSEMNNFDEPLHMLQIWILPNKQGLQPGYEQKAFAEQERQGRFRVVASPDGRDGSLTVHQDLVLHATLLGTGESAEYALAPGRHAWVQVARGSGTLNGVPVKAGDGVAVSAEDKLVLAAQAPMEALLFDMA, encoded by the coding sequence ATGATCTACGTTCGGAATGCACAGGAAAGAGGCCATGCCAACCACGGCTGGCTGGACACCCATCACACGTTCTCGTTCGCGGACTACTACGACCCGGACTTCATGGGGTTCCGCACGCTGCGCGTCATCAACGAGGACACCGTGGCGCCCAGGCGGGGCTTCGGAATGCATCCTCACCGGGACATGGAGATCGTCACCTACGTGCTGGGCGGGAAGGTGGAGCACCGCGACAGCATGGGCACCCAGGCGGTCATCAAGCCCGGCGAGGTGCAGCGCATGAGCGCGGGGACGGGCGTGGTGCACAGCGAGATGAACAACTTCGACGAGCCGCTGCACATGCTGCAGATCTGGATCCTGCCGAACAAGCAGGGCCTGCAGCCGGGCTACGAGCAGAAGGCGTTCGCGGAGCAGGAGCGGCAGGGCCGCTTCCGGGTGGTGGCGTCGCCGGACGGGCGGGACGGCTCGCTGACGGTGCACCAGGACCTGGTGCTGCACGCCACGCTCCTGGGGACCGGCGAGTCCGCGGAGTACGCGCTGGCGCCGGGCCGGCACGCGTGGGTGCAGGTGGCTCGCGGCTCCGGCACGCTGAACGGGGTGCCGGTGAAGGCCGGTGACGGGGTGGCTGTCTCCGCCGAGGACAAGCTGGTCCTCGCCGCGCAGGCGCCCATGGAGGCGCTGCTGTTCGACATGGCGTGA
- a CDS encoding vWA domain-containing protein, giving the protein MDLSSLSRAVLSAALATTLTSSPVLAGPAAPATQERAAVKGASTQPKPAPSQDVQAPKEARPEIEVVFVLDTTGSMASLLAGAKQKIFSIASRIAQGRPTPRLKVGLVAYRDEGDDYVTKRFDLSDDLDTVFANLRGFEAGGGGDTPEHVGRGLGEAVSKLSWSQDRSVMKVIFLVGDAPPARRNDDWDFKHWAKRAREKHIVVNTVRCGGDEETAQAWKHVAKLTDGTFDTIDQEGGMVAVATPYDAELARVNAALASRTLYAGRAEAQAENRARAATMASLAPEAAAERISFMKKTRDSGSSGAPAPSAPKAVGGAVDLLEAPGALARVRDDELPAELKGLDKAAREAKVKQLSEEKKALEAQASKLAAEREAWLAKNGTEKDDGFDANVMKGVKAQAKKYGVTY; this is encoded by the coding sequence ATGGACCTCTCGTCCCTGTCGCGGGCCGTGTTGTCGGCCGCGCTCGCCACCACCCTGACCTCGTCGCCCGTGCTGGCCGGACCGGCCGCCCCCGCCACCCAGGAGCGCGCCGCCGTGAAGGGCGCGTCGACGCAGCCGAAGCCCGCGCCCTCCCAGGACGTGCAGGCGCCGAAGGAGGCGCGCCCCGAAATCGAGGTGGTCTTCGTGTTGGACACCACCGGCTCGATGGCGAGCCTGCTGGCGGGCGCGAAGCAGAAAATCTTCTCCATTGCCTCGCGCATCGCCCAGGGGCGTCCCACGCCGCGCCTGAAGGTGGGGCTGGTGGCGTACCGGGACGAGGGCGACGACTATGTGACGAAGCGCTTCGACCTGAGCGACGACCTGGACACCGTGTTCGCCAACCTGCGTGGCTTCGAGGCGGGCGGCGGTGGCGACACGCCCGAGCACGTGGGGCGTGGCCTGGGCGAGGCGGTGTCCAAGCTCTCCTGGAGCCAGGACCGCTCGGTGATGAAGGTCATCTTCCTGGTGGGGGATGCCCCGCCGGCGCGGCGCAATGACGACTGGGACTTCAAGCACTGGGCGAAGCGCGCCCGGGAGAAGCACATCGTCGTGAACACGGTGCGCTGCGGCGGGGACGAGGAGACGGCCCAGGCATGGAAGCACGTGGCGAAGCTGACGGACGGCACCTTCGACACCATCGACCAGGAGGGAGGCATGGTGGCGGTGGCCACGCCCTACGACGCGGAGCTGGCGAGGGTGAACGCCGCGCTGGCGTCCCGCACGCTGTACGCCGGCCGCGCGGAGGCGCAGGCGGAGAACCGCGCCCGCGCCGCGACCATGGCGAGCCTGGCGCCCGAGGCCGCCGCCGAGCGTATCTCCTTCATGAAGAAGACGCGGGACAGCGGCTCCTCCGGCGCGCCCGCGCCCAGCGCGCCCAAGGCCGTGGGCGGCGCCGTGGACCTGCTCGAGGCGCCGGGCGCCCTGGCCCGCGTCCGCGACGACGAACTGCCCGCGGAGCTCAAGGGCCTGGACAAGGCGGCGCGGGAGGCCAAGGTGAAGCAGCTGTCCGAGGAGAAGAAGGCCCTGGAGGCGCAGGCCTCGAAGCTCGCCGCGGAGCGCGAGGCCTGGCTGGCGAAGAACGGCACGGAGAAGGACGACGGCTTCGACGCCAACGTGATGAAGGGCGTCAAGGCGCAGGCGAAGAAGTACGGCGTCACCTACTGA